Proteins from one Toxotes jaculatrix isolate fToxJac2 chromosome 13, fToxJac2.pri, whole genome shotgun sequence genomic window:
- the tspan13b gene encoding tetraspanin-13b: MGCAGFTCSKHSLCALNILYVMVSLLMIGIAAWGKWFGLVSSFQVVGGVIGVGVFLFFVALAGLIGAMKHHQVLLFFYMIILSMVFIVQFSVSSACLAINREQQDHLLEVGWNNSQSTQRDVEKSINCCGFRQVDPNGTCDAPCFPNHSCLPCADKIQEHAGKVLRYVGGIGLFFSFTEILGVWLTYRYRNQKDPRANPSAFL; encoded by the exons atGGGCTGTGCTGGATTCACCTGCTCCAAACACTCCCTGTGCGCGCTCAACATCCTCTATGTT ATGGTGAGCCTGCTGATGATCGGCATCGCCGCATGGGGGAAGTGGTTCGGTCTGGTCTCCAGCTTCCAGGTTGTGGGAGGCGTGATCGGCGTGGGGGTCTTCCTCTTCTTCGTGGCCCTGGCTGGCCTCATCGGGGCCATGAAGCACCACCAGGTCCTGCTCTTCTTC TACATGATCATCCTGTCCATGGTGTTTATTGTGCAGTTCTCTGTCTCCAGCGCCTGTTTGGCCATCAACAGAGAGCAACAG gATCACCTGCTGGAGGTGGGCTGGAATAACTCTCAGAGCACTCAGAGGGATGTGGAGAAGAGCATCAACTGCTGTGGCTTCAGACAGGTGGACCCCAACGGTACCTGTGACGCT CCCTGTTTCCCCAACCACTCCTGCTTGCCATGTGCAGATAAGATCCAGGAACATGCTGGAAAAGTTCTGCGCTATGTGGGAGGGATCGGACTCTTTTTCAGCTTCACTGAG ATTCTGGGAGTGTGGCTCACGTATCGCTACAGGAACCAGAAGGACCCTAGAGCAAACCCCAGCGCTTTCCTGTGA